A genomic window from Labrus bergylta chromosome 7, fLabBer1.1, whole genome shotgun sequence includes:
- the spty2d1 gene encoding protein SPT2 homolog isoform X2: MMDFDNILDIASQNQGLGNVQKRYSLQTGPPKKVPRTGGVNPAAVQALLKKQHIEHKKKEIKMKKEKEELLAKRVELKSDRKARAMASRTKDNFRGYNGIPVVELPKKRRTKQEMEEEKSMNHESFRNNSIDPEDDEDNYEYEQSDSEPEQEPEPLRPVKTTGGSGSGSSNGKASKKSSGPPKGAPAPLNFAELLKLAEKKQFEPVELKPKSVKKEERLRTADEIRELEMERRVKRPEKEKYSKAEQERDRKSQFSSGSSRQGISEKEQKNYKPQKNSTEKPSQPSGSVKKSNQINNSNKGHSSSKPSVSDRDREKPKMSHSDRDRSKTSMSSSSGAVNSKVPQKATSSQVSAKQGGSKPPFSHKSSTSSDLTFKKESSSSLHGRASGNPASRTPGPAITGQKSQRGSSPQTRPSQGGSSKQGPTFGANRLGKGDPGRPGMNSAVRSNGNPATRPSSSDPPKAGSQHQPRPAGVSQARPGPSRQGHPGGSGSRPPGIGPGRPCNGGPARPNGTMGSGPGRSKCTVVSETISSKNFGGPRPGAPPRPGMQQRPGMAPRPGMPPRQGMPPRPGMPPRPMMNRPPGTMLPPITSAYKRKYEDDEDEYDSEMDDFIDDGGEEPDLISNHIREIFGYDRSKYKDESDYALKFMESSWRDLQKEEARSLKMAVQEDLEEEKREEEEFKRKDVKRKKKS, from the exons ATGATGGACTTCGACAATATACTGGACATCGCCTCGCAAAACCAGGGCCTCGGCAATGTACAG AAGAGGTACAGTTTACAGACTGGACCACCCAAAAAAGTTCCGAGGACGGGTGGTGTAAATCCTGCTGCTGTGCAAGCGCTGCTGAAGAAGCAACACATTGAACATAAGAAGAAAG aaataaaaatgaagaaagagaaagaggaactACTTGCCAAGAGGGTCGAGCTGAAGTCAGACCGTAAGGCCCGAGCCATGGCTTCCAGAACTAAGGACAATTTCAGAGGTTACAATGGCATCCCGGTGGTAGAGCTTCCTAAGAAGAggagaacaaaacaagaaatggaggaagaaaaatcaatgaaCCATGAAAGCTTTAGGAATAACTCTATTGATCCAGAGGACGATGAAGATAATTATGAGTATGAACAGTCAGATTCAGAGCCTGAGCAGGAGCCAGAGCCCCTGAGACCTGTGAAAACAACAGGTGGAAGTGGGAGTGGTAGTAGTAATGGTAAAGCCTCTAAGAAATCCAGTGGGCCCCCAAAGGGTGCTCCAGCGCCTTTGAACTTTGCAGAGTTATTGAAATTAGCGGAGAAGAAGCAATTTGAGCCAGTTGAGTTAAAACCCAAGTCTGTGAAAAAGGAAGAGAGGCTCCGCACAGCCGATGAGATACGGGAACTAGAGATGGAGCGCAGGGTTAAGAggccagaaaaagaaaaatactcaaAAGCAGAGCAAGAAAGAGATCGCAAATCTCAGTTTAGCTCAGGTTCGTCAAGACAAGGCATTTCAGAGAAAGAGCAGAAGAACTACAAACCACAAAAGAACTCCACAGAAAAGCCAAGTCAGCCCAGTGGGTCAGTAAAGAAGTCAAACCAAATAAACAACAGCAATAAAGGCCACTCTTCCTCCAAGCCCTCTGTGAgcgacagagacagagagaaacccAAGATGTCTCACAGTGACAGAGACAGATCCAAGACAAGCATGTCCAGTTCATCCGGTGCCGTAAACAGTAAAGTTCCTCAGAAAGCCACATCTTCTCAGGTTTCAGCCAAACAGGGGGGTTCCAAGCCCCCTTTTAGCCACAAATCCAGCACCTCAAGTGACCTTACCTTTAAAAAGGAAAGCTCGTCATCCCTTCATGGAAGAGCTTCAGGTAATCCTGCGAGCAGGACCCCTGGTCCAGCTATAACAGGCCAAAAATCTCAACGTGGAAGCTCCCCACAGACCAGGCCCAGTCAGGGGGGCTCATCAAAGCAGGGACCTACATTTGGAGCCAACAGACTTGGAAAGGGAGACCCAGGAAGGCCCGGGATGAATTCAGCAGTTAGATCAAATGGGAATCCAGCGACGAGACCTTCATCAAGCGACCCTCCTAAGGCAGGGAGCCAACATCAACCAAGACCTGCTGGTGTTTCACAGGCCAGGCCAGGTCCGTCTAGGCAGGGTCACCCTGGAGGTAGTGGATCCAGACCTCCAGGGATTGGACCTGGTCGACCTTGTAATGGAGGACCTGCAAGACCAAATGGAACCATGGGATCAGGACCTGGAAGATCAAAGTGCACTGTGGTGTCAGAAACCATCTCTTCCAAGAATTTTGGAGGCCCCAGACCAGGAGCCCCTCCTCGGCCAGGCATGCAACAAAGACCTGGGATGGCACCTAGACCAGGAATGCCGCCTAGACAAGGAATGCCTCCAAGACCAGGAATGCCACCAAGACCTATGATGAACAGACCACCAG GTACAATGTTACCCCCCATCACCTCTGCTTACAAGAGGAAATATGAGGATGACGAAGACGAGTACGACTCCGAAATGGACGATTTTATTGACGATGGCGGTGAGGAGCCGGATCTCATTTCCAACCACATTCGGGAGATCTTTGGCTATGATCGATCCAA ATACAAGGACGAGAGTGACTACGCACTTAAGTTCATGGAGAGCAGCTGGAGAGATTTGCAGAAAGAGGAGGCGAGGAG CCTGAAAATGGCCGTGCAGGAAGAtctggaagaggagaagagagaggaagaggagttcaAAAGGAAAGATgtcaagaggaaaaaaaaatcctga
- the spty2d1 gene encoding protein SPT2 homolog isoform X1, translating into MMDFDNILDIASQNQGLGNVQQKRYSLQTGPPKKVPRTGGVNPAAVQALLKKQHIEHKKKEIKMKKEKEELLAKRVELKSDRKARAMASRTKDNFRGYNGIPVVELPKKRRTKQEMEEEKSMNHESFRNNSIDPEDDEDNYEYEQSDSEPEQEPEPLRPVKTTGGSGSGSSNGKASKKSSGPPKGAPAPLNFAELLKLAEKKQFEPVELKPKSVKKEERLRTADEIRELEMERRVKRPEKEKYSKAEQERDRKSQFSSGSSRQGISEKEQKNYKPQKNSTEKPSQPSGSVKKSNQINNSNKGHSSSKPSVSDRDREKPKMSHSDRDRSKTSMSSSSGAVNSKVPQKATSSQVSAKQGGSKPPFSHKSSTSSDLTFKKESSSSLHGRASGNPASRTPGPAITGQKSQRGSSPQTRPSQGGSSKQGPTFGANRLGKGDPGRPGMNSAVRSNGNPATRPSSSDPPKAGSQHQPRPAGVSQARPGPSRQGHPGGSGSRPPGIGPGRPCNGGPARPNGTMGSGPGRSKCTVVSETISSKNFGGPRPGAPPRPGMQQRPGMAPRPGMPPRQGMPPRPGMPPRPMMNRPPGTMLPPITSAYKRKYEDDEDEYDSEMDDFIDDGGEEPDLISNHIREIFGYDRSKYKDESDYALKFMESSWRDLQKEEARSLKMAVQEDLEEEKREEEEFKRKDVKRKKKS; encoded by the exons ATGATGGACTTCGACAATATACTGGACATCGCCTCGCAAAACCAGGGCCTCGGCAATGTACAG CAGAAGAGGTACAGTTTACAGACTGGACCACCCAAAAAAGTTCCGAGGACGGGTGGTGTAAATCCTGCTGCTGTGCAAGCGCTGCTGAAGAAGCAACACATTGAACATAAGAAGAAAG aaataaaaatgaagaaagagaaagaggaactACTTGCCAAGAGGGTCGAGCTGAAGTCAGACCGTAAGGCCCGAGCCATGGCTTCCAGAACTAAGGACAATTTCAGAGGTTACAATGGCATCCCGGTGGTAGAGCTTCCTAAGAAGAggagaacaaaacaagaaatggaggaagaaaaatcaatgaaCCATGAAAGCTTTAGGAATAACTCTATTGATCCAGAGGACGATGAAGATAATTATGAGTATGAACAGTCAGATTCAGAGCCTGAGCAGGAGCCAGAGCCCCTGAGACCTGTGAAAACAACAGGTGGAAGTGGGAGTGGTAGTAGTAATGGTAAAGCCTCTAAGAAATCCAGTGGGCCCCCAAAGGGTGCTCCAGCGCCTTTGAACTTTGCAGAGTTATTGAAATTAGCGGAGAAGAAGCAATTTGAGCCAGTTGAGTTAAAACCCAAGTCTGTGAAAAAGGAAGAGAGGCTCCGCACAGCCGATGAGATACGGGAACTAGAGATGGAGCGCAGGGTTAAGAggccagaaaaagaaaaatactcaaAAGCAGAGCAAGAAAGAGATCGCAAATCTCAGTTTAGCTCAGGTTCGTCAAGACAAGGCATTTCAGAGAAAGAGCAGAAGAACTACAAACCACAAAAGAACTCCACAGAAAAGCCAAGTCAGCCCAGTGGGTCAGTAAAGAAGTCAAACCAAATAAACAACAGCAATAAAGGCCACTCTTCCTCCAAGCCCTCTGTGAgcgacagagacagagagaaacccAAGATGTCTCACAGTGACAGAGACAGATCCAAGACAAGCATGTCCAGTTCATCCGGTGCCGTAAACAGTAAAGTTCCTCAGAAAGCCACATCTTCTCAGGTTTCAGCCAAACAGGGGGGTTCCAAGCCCCCTTTTAGCCACAAATCCAGCACCTCAAGTGACCTTACCTTTAAAAAGGAAAGCTCGTCATCCCTTCATGGAAGAGCTTCAGGTAATCCTGCGAGCAGGACCCCTGGTCCAGCTATAACAGGCCAAAAATCTCAACGTGGAAGCTCCCCACAGACCAGGCCCAGTCAGGGGGGCTCATCAAAGCAGGGACCTACATTTGGAGCCAACAGACTTGGAAAGGGAGACCCAGGAAGGCCCGGGATGAATTCAGCAGTTAGATCAAATGGGAATCCAGCGACGAGACCTTCATCAAGCGACCCTCCTAAGGCAGGGAGCCAACATCAACCAAGACCTGCTGGTGTTTCACAGGCCAGGCCAGGTCCGTCTAGGCAGGGTCACCCTGGAGGTAGTGGATCCAGACCTCCAGGGATTGGACCTGGTCGACCTTGTAATGGAGGACCTGCAAGACCAAATGGAACCATGGGATCAGGACCTGGAAGATCAAAGTGCACTGTGGTGTCAGAAACCATCTCTTCCAAGAATTTTGGAGGCCCCAGACCAGGAGCCCCTCCTCGGCCAGGCATGCAACAAAGACCTGGGATGGCACCTAGACCAGGAATGCCGCCTAGACAAGGAATGCCTCCAAGACCAGGAATGCCACCAAGACCTATGATGAACAGACCACCAG GTACAATGTTACCCCCCATCACCTCTGCTTACAAGAGGAAATATGAGGATGACGAAGACGAGTACGACTCCGAAATGGACGATTTTATTGACGATGGCGGTGAGGAGCCGGATCTCATTTCCAACCACATTCGGGAGATCTTTGGCTATGATCGATCCAA ATACAAGGACGAGAGTGACTACGCACTTAAGTTCATGGAGAGCAGCTGGAGAGATTTGCAGAAAGAGGAGGCGAGGAG CCTGAAAATGGCCGTGCAGGAAGAtctggaagaggagaagagagaggaagaggagttcaAAAGGAAAGATgtcaagaggaaaaaaaaatcctga
- the tmem86a gene encoding lysoplasmalogenase-like protein TMEM86A — protein MVSPVTVVKSEGPKLVPFFKATCVYFVLWLPTSSPSWFSALIKCLPIFCLWVFLLAHGSSFLGAHSSARKILAGLIFSALGDAFLIWQEQGYFVHGLLMFAITHILYSSAFGMKPLNMSVGLVVSAVSSVSYMLLYPYLSGPFTYLVAVYIALIGFMGWRAMAGLQLANDLWTWTKMSACLGSVLFMVSDLTIAVNKFCFPVPHSRAIIMATYYAAQMLISLSAVECQDVEVARKRS, from the exons atggtTTCTCCGGTAACAGTG GTCAAAAGCGAAGGCCCAAAGCTGGTGCCATTCTTCAAGGCGACTTGTGTGTATTTCGTCCTGTGGCTGCCCACCTCAAGCCCCTCCTGGTTCAGCGCCCTCATCAAATGTCTGCCCATCTTCTGCCTGTGGGTGTTTTTACTGGCGCACGGCTCCAGCTTCCTAGGTGCTCACTCCAGTGCCCGCAAGATCCTGGCCGGCCTGATTTTTTCTGCTCTGGGTGATGCTTTTCTCATCTGGCAGGAGCAGGGCTACTTTGTCCACG GCCTGCTGATGTTCGCCATCACCCACATCCTCTATTCCTCCGCCTTCGGGATGAAGCCCCTCAACATGTCTGTTGGTCTGGTGGTCTCTGCTGTGTCCTCTGTGAGCTACATGCTGCTCTACCCCTACCTGTCGGGCCCCTTCACCTACCTGGTGGCCGTCTACATCGCCCTGATCGGCTTCATGGGCTGGAGGGCAATGGCAGGCCTGCAGCTTGCAAACGACCTGTGGACCTGGACCAAGATGTCGGCCTGCCTGGGTTCCGTGCTCTTCATGGTGTCCGACCTCACCATCGCCGTCAACAAGTTCTGCTTCCCAGTGCCCCACTCACGTGCCATCATCATGGCCACCTACTATGCGGCTCAGATGCTGATCTCGCTGTCAGCGGTGGAGTGCCAGGACGTGGAGGTCGCCAGGAAGAGGTCATGA